The Chaetodon auriga isolate fChaAug3 chromosome 3, fChaAug3.hap1, whole genome shotgun sequence genome has a window encoding:
- the cnga3a gene encoding cyclic nucleotide-gated channel cone photoreceptor subunit alpha isoform X2 → MAKICSENSSLSRQQLSTNTHDEELAVIENGDCRSRSLCEDNSERALSSESHRDPFTGAGVMARANPEAERHDSFLERFRGPELKDIPSRESNAQSVGHGDTTRKRNLASKWPLATYNMNNCNNTDDKKEEIKKDEKKEEEKKDGDKKEEEKKDGDKKEEEKKDEKKDEKKDEKKDEKKDDKKDDKKDDKKKEEPPKEIWIMDPAADQYYRWLTIIAGPVFYNLMLIVTRACFNELQDTYTKLWIVLDYTSDVIYYADTFVRSRTGYLEQGLLVKDAKKLRTKYRSTSQFKYDMISMIPTDLLFLKFGFNNPEFRFNRLCKISRLFEFFERTETRTSFPNMFRISNLVLYILIIIHWNACMFFAISKTIGFGTDTWVYPNISHPEHGRLARKYIYSLYWSTLTLTTIGETPPPVRDVEYLFVISDFLTGVLIFASIVGNVGAMISNMNASRAEFQAKIDSIKQYMQFRKVTKDLEARVIKWFDYLWTEKKTCDEKEVLKNLPDKLKAEIAINVHLDTLKKVRIFQDCEAGLLIELVLKLQPQVFSPGDYICKKGDIGREMYIIKEGKLAVVADDGVTQFVVLSDGAYFGEISILGIKGSKAGNRRTANIRSVGYSDLFALSKDDLMEALTEYPEAKKALEEKGKAILMKDNLIDEAVANAGADPKDIEEKIVKLQSNMDTLQVKFAKLMAELTSSQTRMKQRVTEMETKVKSIRPEDLEEVVADKDKKVQ, encoded by the exons ATGGCGAAAATCTGCAGTGAAAACTCCTCTttaagcagacagcagctgtccaCCAACACACACGATGAGGAGCTGGCTGTCATCGAAAATGGAGACTGCAG GTCTCGGTCTCTTTGTGAAGACAACTCTGAGAGAGCGCTGTCTTCAGAGTCCCACAGAGACCCATTTACAGGTGCTGGTGTAATGGCCAG AGCGAACCCTGAAGCAGAGCGACACGACTCTTTCCTCGAGCGCTTCAGAGGCCCCGAGCTCAAAGACATCCCCAGTCGAGAGAGCAATGCCCAGTCTGTGGGCCACGGCGACACAACCCGTAAGAGAAA CCTTGCCAGTAAGTGGCCGCTAGCTACTTACAACATGAATAACTGCAACAACACAGACGA CAAAAAAGAGGAGAttaaaaaagatgagaaaaaggaggaggagaagaaagacggggacaagaaggaagaagagaagaaagatggggacaagaaggaagaggagaagaaggacgagaagaaagatgagaaaaaggaTGAGAAGAAAGACGAGAAGAAAGACGACAAGAAAGATGATAAGAAAgatgataaaaagaaagaggagccACC gaAAGAAATCTGGATTATGGATCCAGCCGCAGACCAGTACTACAGATGGCTGACCATCATCGCAGGCCCAGTATTTTATAACCTGATGTTGATTGTAACAAG AGCCTGTTTTAACGAGCTCCAGGACACATATACAAAACTCTGGATAGTCTTGGACTACACCTCAGACGTTATCTACTACGCAGACACATTTGTCAGATCAAGAACAG GTTATCTGGAACAAGGCCTGCTGGTAAAAGACGCCAAGAAGCTGAGAACTAAATACAGATCAACATCTCAGTTCAAGTACGATATGATCTCAATGATACCCACTGATCTGCTGTTTCTGAAATTCGGATTCAACAACCCCGAGTTCAGATTCAACCGTCTTTGCAAAATCTCGAGGCTTTTTGAGTTCTTCGAACGGACTGAAACCAGGACCAGCTTCCCCAACATGTTTCGTATCAGCAATCTCGTACTTTATATCCTCATTATTATCCACTGGAATGCTTGTATGTTCTTTGCCATTTCAAAAACCATCGGTTTTGGAACTGACACGTGGGTATATCCCAATATCAGCCACCCGGAGCACGGCCGCTTGGCCAGGAAGTACATCTACTCCTTGTACTGGTCCACACTGACCCTCACCACCATTGGAGAGACGCCTCCGCCAGTCAGGGATGTTGAATACCTCTTCGTCATTTCCGACTTCCTCACTGGTGTGCTGATCTTTGCTAGTATTGTCGGTAACGTCGGTGCCATGATCTCCAACATGAACGCCTCTCGCGCTGAGTTCCAGGCAAAGATCGACTCCATAAAGCAGTACATGCAGTTTCGAAAGGTCACCAAAGACCTGGAGGCCAGGGTCATCAAGTGGTTTGACTACCTGTGGACCGAGAAGAAGACCTGTGATGAGAAGGAGGTATTGAAGAACCTCCCAGACAAGCTCAAGGCTGAGATCGCCATCAACGTCCATTTGGATACGCTGAAAAAAGTGCGTATTTTCCAAGATTGCGAAGCCGGACTGTTGATTGAATTGGTGCTCAAGCTGCAGCCACAAGTGTTCAGTCCTGGAGATTACATTTGTAAGAAGGGGGATATTGGCAGGGAGATGTACATCATCAAGGAAGGGAAGCTAGCTGTGGTGGCTGACGACGGCGTCACTCAGTTTGTAGTGCTCAGTGATGGTGCATACTTTGGGGAAATCAGCATCTTGGGTATCAAGGGCAGTAAAGCAGGCAACAGGAGAACAGCCAACATCCGAAGCGTAGGCTACTCTGATCTCTTTGCCCTGTCCAAGGACGACTTGATGGAAGCTCTCACTGAGTATCCAGAGGCCAAAAAAGCTCTGGAGGAGAAGGGGAAAGCCATCCTGATGAAAGACAACCTGATCGACGAGGCGGTCGCCAACGCCGGTGCCGACCCCAAGGACATAGAGGAGAAGATCGTCAAACTGCAGAGCAACATGGACACCCTGCAGGTCAAGTTCGCAAAGCTGATGGCGGAGTTGACCTCCAGCCAGACGAGGATGAAGCAGAGGGTCACAGAGATGGAGACCAAAGTGAAATCCATACGGCCGGAAGACCTGGAAGAAGTGGTggctgacaaagacaaaaaagtgcAGTAA
- the cnga3a gene encoding cyclic nucleotide-gated channel cone photoreceptor subunit alpha isoform X3, whose protein sequence is MAKICSENSSLSRQQLSTNTHDEELAVIENGDCRSRSLCEDNSERALSSESHRDPFTGAGVMARLSYFFFMLWNWASHRANPEAERHDSFLERFRGPELKDIPSRESNAQSVGHGDTTRKRKKEIWIMDPAADQYYRWLTIIAGPVFYNLMLIVTRACFNELQDTYTKLWIVLDYTSDVIYYADTFVRSRTGYLEQGLLVKDAKKLRTKYRSTSQFKYDMISMIPTDLLFLKFGFNNPEFRFNRLCKISRLFEFFERTETRTSFPNMFRISNLVLYILIIIHWNACMFFAISKTIGFGTDTWVYPNISHPEHGRLARKYIYSLYWSTLTLTTIGETPPPVRDVEYLFVISDFLTGVLIFASIVGNVGAMISNMNASRAEFQAKIDSIKQYMQFRKVTKDLEARVIKWFDYLWTEKKTCDEKEVLKNLPDKLKAEIAINVHLDTLKKVRIFQDCEAGLLIELVLKLQPQVFSPGDYICKKGDIGREMYIIKEGKLAVVADDGVTQFVVLSDGAYFGEISILGIKGSKAGNRRTANIRSVGYSDLFALSKDDLMEALTEYPEAKKALEEKGKAILMKDNLIDEAVANAGADPKDIEEKIVKLQSNMDTLQVKFAKLMAELTSSQTRMKQRVTEMETKVKSIRPEDLEEVVADKDKKVQ, encoded by the exons ATGGCGAAAATCTGCAGTGAAAACTCCTCTttaagcagacagcagctgtccaCCAACACACACGATGAGGAGCTGGCTGTCATCGAAAATGGAGACTGCAG GTCTCGGTCTCTTTGTGAAGACAACTCTGAGAGAGCGCTGTCTTCAGAGTCCCACAGAGACCCATTTACAGGTGCTGGTGTAATGGCCAG GCTCTCTTACTTCTTCTTCATGCTGTGGAACTGGGCTTCTCACAGAGCGAACCCTGAAGCAGAGCGACACGACTCTTTCCTCGAGCGCTTCAGAGGCCCCGAGCTCAAAGACATCCCCAGTCGAGAGAGCAATGCCCAGTCTGTGGGCCACGGCGACACAACCCGTAAGAGAAA gaAAGAAATCTGGATTATGGATCCAGCCGCAGACCAGTACTACAGATGGCTGACCATCATCGCAGGCCCAGTATTTTATAACCTGATGTTGATTGTAACAAG AGCCTGTTTTAACGAGCTCCAGGACACATATACAAAACTCTGGATAGTCTTGGACTACACCTCAGACGTTATCTACTACGCAGACACATTTGTCAGATCAAGAACAG GTTATCTGGAACAAGGCCTGCTGGTAAAAGACGCCAAGAAGCTGAGAACTAAATACAGATCAACATCTCAGTTCAAGTACGATATGATCTCAATGATACCCACTGATCTGCTGTTTCTGAAATTCGGATTCAACAACCCCGAGTTCAGATTCAACCGTCTTTGCAAAATCTCGAGGCTTTTTGAGTTCTTCGAACGGACTGAAACCAGGACCAGCTTCCCCAACATGTTTCGTATCAGCAATCTCGTACTTTATATCCTCATTATTATCCACTGGAATGCTTGTATGTTCTTTGCCATTTCAAAAACCATCGGTTTTGGAACTGACACGTGGGTATATCCCAATATCAGCCACCCGGAGCACGGCCGCTTGGCCAGGAAGTACATCTACTCCTTGTACTGGTCCACACTGACCCTCACCACCATTGGAGAGACGCCTCCGCCAGTCAGGGATGTTGAATACCTCTTCGTCATTTCCGACTTCCTCACTGGTGTGCTGATCTTTGCTAGTATTGTCGGTAACGTCGGTGCCATGATCTCCAACATGAACGCCTCTCGCGCTGAGTTCCAGGCAAAGATCGACTCCATAAAGCAGTACATGCAGTTTCGAAAGGTCACCAAAGACCTGGAGGCCAGGGTCATCAAGTGGTTTGACTACCTGTGGACCGAGAAGAAGACCTGTGATGAGAAGGAGGTATTGAAGAACCTCCCAGACAAGCTCAAGGCTGAGATCGCCATCAACGTCCATTTGGATACGCTGAAAAAAGTGCGTATTTTCCAAGATTGCGAAGCCGGACTGTTGATTGAATTGGTGCTCAAGCTGCAGCCACAAGTGTTCAGTCCTGGAGATTACATTTGTAAGAAGGGGGATATTGGCAGGGAGATGTACATCATCAAGGAAGGGAAGCTAGCTGTGGTGGCTGACGACGGCGTCACTCAGTTTGTAGTGCTCAGTGATGGTGCATACTTTGGGGAAATCAGCATCTTGGGTATCAAGGGCAGTAAAGCAGGCAACAGGAGAACAGCCAACATCCGAAGCGTAGGCTACTCTGATCTCTTTGCCCTGTCCAAGGACGACTTGATGGAAGCTCTCACTGAGTATCCAGAGGCCAAAAAAGCTCTGGAGGAGAAGGGGAAAGCCATCCTGATGAAAGACAACCTGATCGACGAGGCGGTCGCCAACGCCGGTGCCGACCCCAAGGACATAGAGGAGAAGATCGTCAAACTGCAGAGCAACATGGACACCCTGCAGGTCAAGTTCGCAAAGCTGATGGCGGAGTTGACCTCCAGCCAGACGAGGATGAAGCAGAGGGTCACAGAGATGGAGACCAAAGTGAAATCCATACGGCCGGAAGACCTGGAAGAAGTGGTggctgacaaagacaaaaaagtgcAGTAA
- the cnga3a gene encoding cyclic nucleotide-gated channel cone photoreceptor subunit alpha isoform X1: MAKICSENSSLSRQQLSTNTHDEELAVIENGDCRSRSLCEDNSERALSSESHRDPFTGAGVMARLSYFFFMLWNWASHRANPEAERHDSFLERFRGPELKDIPSRESNAQSVGHGDTTRKRNLASKWPLATYNMNNCNNTDDKKEEIKKDEKKEEEKKDGDKKEEEKKDGDKKEEEKKDEKKDEKKDEKKDEKKDDKKDDKKDDKKKEEPPKEIWIMDPAADQYYRWLTIIAGPVFYNLMLIVTRACFNELQDTYTKLWIVLDYTSDVIYYADTFVRSRTGYLEQGLLVKDAKKLRTKYRSTSQFKYDMISMIPTDLLFLKFGFNNPEFRFNRLCKISRLFEFFERTETRTSFPNMFRISNLVLYILIIIHWNACMFFAISKTIGFGTDTWVYPNISHPEHGRLARKYIYSLYWSTLTLTTIGETPPPVRDVEYLFVISDFLTGVLIFASIVGNVGAMISNMNASRAEFQAKIDSIKQYMQFRKVTKDLEARVIKWFDYLWTEKKTCDEKEVLKNLPDKLKAEIAINVHLDTLKKVRIFQDCEAGLLIELVLKLQPQVFSPGDYICKKGDIGREMYIIKEGKLAVVADDGVTQFVVLSDGAYFGEISILGIKGSKAGNRRTANIRSVGYSDLFALSKDDLMEALTEYPEAKKALEEKGKAILMKDNLIDEAVANAGADPKDIEEKIVKLQSNMDTLQVKFAKLMAELTSSQTRMKQRVTEMETKVKSIRPEDLEEVVADKDKKVQ; encoded by the exons ATGGCGAAAATCTGCAGTGAAAACTCCTCTttaagcagacagcagctgtccaCCAACACACACGATGAGGAGCTGGCTGTCATCGAAAATGGAGACTGCAG GTCTCGGTCTCTTTGTGAAGACAACTCTGAGAGAGCGCTGTCTTCAGAGTCCCACAGAGACCCATTTACAGGTGCTGGTGTAATGGCCAG GCTCTCTTACTTCTTCTTCATGCTGTGGAACTGGGCTTCTCACAGAGCGAACCCTGAAGCAGAGCGACACGACTCTTTCCTCGAGCGCTTCAGAGGCCCCGAGCTCAAAGACATCCCCAGTCGAGAGAGCAATGCCCAGTCTGTGGGCCACGGCGACACAACCCGTAAGAGAAA CCTTGCCAGTAAGTGGCCGCTAGCTACTTACAACATGAATAACTGCAACAACACAGACGA CAAAAAAGAGGAGAttaaaaaagatgagaaaaaggaggaggagaagaaagacggggacaagaaggaagaagagaagaaagatggggacaagaaggaagaggagaagaaggacgagaagaaagatgagaaaaaggaTGAGAAGAAAGACGAGAAGAAAGACGACAAGAAAGATGATAAGAAAgatgataaaaagaaagaggagccACC gaAAGAAATCTGGATTATGGATCCAGCCGCAGACCAGTACTACAGATGGCTGACCATCATCGCAGGCCCAGTATTTTATAACCTGATGTTGATTGTAACAAG AGCCTGTTTTAACGAGCTCCAGGACACATATACAAAACTCTGGATAGTCTTGGACTACACCTCAGACGTTATCTACTACGCAGACACATTTGTCAGATCAAGAACAG GTTATCTGGAACAAGGCCTGCTGGTAAAAGACGCCAAGAAGCTGAGAACTAAATACAGATCAACATCTCAGTTCAAGTACGATATGATCTCAATGATACCCACTGATCTGCTGTTTCTGAAATTCGGATTCAACAACCCCGAGTTCAGATTCAACCGTCTTTGCAAAATCTCGAGGCTTTTTGAGTTCTTCGAACGGACTGAAACCAGGACCAGCTTCCCCAACATGTTTCGTATCAGCAATCTCGTACTTTATATCCTCATTATTATCCACTGGAATGCTTGTATGTTCTTTGCCATTTCAAAAACCATCGGTTTTGGAACTGACACGTGGGTATATCCCAATATCAGCCACCCGGAGCACGGCCGCTTGGCCAGGAAGTACATCTACTCCTTGTACTGGTCCACACTGACCCTCACCACCATTGGAGAGACGCCTCCGCCAGTCAGGGATGTTGAATACCTCTTCGTCATTTCCGACTTCCTCACTGGTGTGCTGATCTTTGCTAGTATTGTCGGTAACGTCGGTGCCATGATCTCCAACATGAACGCCTCTCGCGCTGAGTTCCAGGCAAAGATCGACTCCATAAAGCAGTACATGCAGTTTCGAAAGGTCACCAAAGACCTGGAGGCCAGGGTCATCAAGTGGTTTGACTACCTGTGGACCGAGAAGAAGACCTGTGATGAGAAGGAGGTATTGAAGAACCTCCCAGACAAGCTCAAGGCTGAGATCGCCATCAACGTCCATTTGGATACGCTGAAAAAAGTGCGTATTTTCCAAGATTGCGAAGCCGGACTGTTGATTGAATTGGTGCTCAAGCTGCAGCCACAAGTGTTCAGTCCTGGAGATTACATTTGTAAGAAGGGGGATATTGGCAGGGAGATGTACATCATCAAGGAAGGGAAGCTAGCTGTGGTGGCTGACGACGGCGTCACTCAGTTTGTAGTGCTCAGTGATGGTGCATACTTTGGGGAAATCAGCATCTTGGGTATCAAGGGCAGTAAAGCAGGCAACAGGAGAACAGCCAACATCCGAAGCGTAGGCTACTCTGATCTCTTTGCCCTGTCCAAGGACGACTTGATGGAAGCTCTCACTGAGTATCCAGAGGCCAAAAAAGCTCTGGAGGAGAAGGGGAAAGCCATCCTGATGAAAGACAACCTGATCGACGAGGCGGTCGCCAACGCCGGTGCCGACCCCAAGGACATAGAGGAGAAGATCGTCAAACTGCAGAGCAACATGGACACCCTGCAGGTCAAGTTCGCAAAGCTGATGGCGGAGTTGACCTCCAGCCAGACGAGGATGAAGCAGAGGGTCACAGAGATGGAGACCAAAGTGAAATCCATACGGCCGGAAGACCTGGAAGAAGTGGTggctgacaaagacaaaaaagtgcAGTAA